One stretch of Streptomyces sp. A2-16 DNA includes these proteins:
- a CDS encoding dihydrodipicolinate synthase family protein produces the protein MTIRLPDFQGGFRAYEPRKEPLAATPGTPFTSRTVFSAAHVVADPFADSTPDSPAAVDWDATLAFRRHLWSHGLGVAEAMDTAQRGMGLDWAGAAELIRRSAAEAKSVGGLIACGVGTDQLTGPATLDEVRAAYEEQLALVEQSGARAILMASRALAAAAKGPEDYLEVYGHLLRQAAEPVVLHWLGPMFDPALEGYWGSSDLDAATDTFLEVIAAHPDKVDGIKVSLLEAQREIDIRRRLPQGVRCYTGDDFNYPELIAGDEQGFSHALLGIFDPLGPLAAEAVRVLDTGDAKGFRELLDPTVELSRHLFQAPTRFYKTGVVFLAWLSGHQSHFTMVGGLQSARSLPHFARAYELADGLGLFPDPKLAEERMKNLLSLYGVNQ, from the coding sequence GTGACGATCCGACTCCCCGACTTCCAGGGGGGCTTCAGGGCCTACGAGCCCCGCAAGGAACCCCTCGCCGCCACCCCCGGCACCCCCTTCACCTCCCGTACGGTCTTCTCGGCGGCGCATGTCGTCGCCGACCCGTTCGCCGACTCCACGCCGGACTCCCCGGCCGCCGTCGACTGGGACGCCACCCTCGCCTTCCGCCGACACCTGTGGTCGCACGGCCTCGGGGTCGCCGAGGCGATGGACACCGCCCAGCGCGGGATGGGCCTGGACTGGGCGGGCGCGGCCGAGCTGATCCGGCGCAGCGCCGCCGAGGCCAAGTCGGTCGGCGGCCTCATCGCCTGCGGAGTGGGCACCGACCAGCTCACCGGACCCGCGACCCTGGACGAGGTCCGGGCCGCCTACGAGGAGCAGCTCGCCCTCGTCGAGCAGTCCGGTGCCCGGGCCATCCTGATGGCCTCCCGCGCCCTCGCGGCGGCCGCCAAGGGCCCCGAGGACTACCTGGAGGTCTACGGCCACCTCCTGCGCCAGGCCGCCGAGCCGGTCGTCCTGCACTGGCTGGGCCCGATGTTCGACCCGGCCCTGGAGGGCTACTGGGGCTCGTCCGACCTGGACGCGGCGACCGACACCTTCCTGGAGGTCATCGCCGCCCACCCGGACAAGGTCGACGGCATCAAGGTCTCGCTCCTGGAGGCGCAGCGCGAGATCGACATCCGCCGCAGGCTCCCGCAGGGCGTGCGCTGCTACACCGGCGACGACTTCAACTACCCCGAGCTGATCGCGGGCGACGAGCAGGGCTTCTCCCACGCCCTGCTCGGCATCTTCGACCCGCTGGGCCCGCTCGCCGCCGAGGCGGTCCGGGTGCTGGACACCGGGGACGCCAAGGGCTTCCGCGAACTCCTCGACCCCACGGTCGAGTTGTCCCGGCACCTCTTCCAGGCGCCGACCCGCTTCTACAAGACGGGCGTGGTCTTCCTCGCCTGGCTGTCCGGCCACCAGTCGCACTTCACGATGGTCGGCGGGCTCCAGTCGGCCCGCTCCCTCCCGCACTTCGCGCGCGCCTACGAACTCGCCGACGGCCTGGGCCTGTTCCCGGACCCGAAGCTGGCCGAGGAGCGCATGAAGAACCTGCTGTCCCTGTACGGGGTGAACCAGTGA
- a CDS encoding DUF5937 family protein, translated as MLRIHFTPDDLTRIRVASTPDPLWEITFSLQRLQTSQGRWAFADWHRSTRATLSGTRLGTAVSRLLIPVLPRARYLPDFLTPEESADGLERGLAAILDTPPDRVAHEMDLLERISGAPDWAPRLAERTCRDELVRLLRAYHDAVVAPHHDRMCEALAGERVILARSTLDVGVGGLLARLSPAMSWRPPVLHVDYVEDRDLYLEGRGLRFIPSYFCWQLPMALADDTLRPVLVYPVHGARPPAPAMPEAALSALLGRTRAAALRAVALGMTTSELARFLGVSPATAAHHTTVLRDAGLSTSRRLQNTVLHTLTPLGAAMLRRPSPAERAGAAVPSDF; from the coding sequence GTGCTGCGCATCCACTTCACCCCCGATGACCTGACCCGCATCCGGGTGGCGAGCACTCCCGACCCGCTGTGGGAGATCACCTTCAGTCTCCAGCGGCTCCAGACCTCGCAGGGCCGCTGGGCCTTCGCCGACTGGCACCGCAGCACCCGCGCCACGCTCTCCGGCACCCGGCTGGGCACCGCCGTGAGCCGACTGCTCATCCCGGTGCTGCCCAGGGCCCGTTATCTGCCCGACTTCCTCACCCCGGAGGAGTCCGCCGACGGACTGGAGCGCGGGCTGGCGGCGATCCTCGACACCCCGCCCGACCGCGTCGCCCACGAGATGGACCTGCTGGAGCGGATCAGCGGCGCCCCCGACTGGGCACCCAGACTCGCGGAACGCACCTGCCGGGACGAACTGGTGCGCCTGCTGCGGGCGTACCACGACGCCGTCGTCGCCCCCCATCACGACCGCATGTGCGAGGCGCTTGCCGGTGAGCGTGTCATCCTCGCCCGCTCCACCCTGGACGTGGGCGTCGGCGGACTGCTCGCCAGGCTCTCACCCGCCATGAGCTGGCGGCCGCCCGTGCTGCACGTCGACTACGTCGAGGACCGTGACCTGTATCTCGAAGGACGCGGACTGCGCTTCATCCCCTCCTACTTCTGCTGGCAGCTGCCGATGGCCCTGGCCGACGACACCCTCCGCCCGGTGCTGGTCTATCCCGTGCACGGCGCCCGACCACCCGCCCCCGCCATGCCCGAGGCCGCTCTCTCCGCACTGCTGGGCAGAACCAGGGCCGCCGCGCTGCGGGCGGTGGCCCTCGGCATGACCACCTCGGAACTGGCCCGCTTCCTGGGGGTGTCCCCGGCCACGGCCGCCCATCACACCACAGTGCTGCGCGACGCCGGCCTGAGCACGAGCCGGCGCCTCCAGAACACCGTTCTGCACACCCTCACCCCGCTCGGTGCGGCGATGCTGCGCCGCCCCTCCCCGGCCGAGCGCGCCGGGGCGGCGGTGCCGAGCGACTTTTAG
- the rbsD gene encoding D-ribose pyranase, producing MKKAGILNRHLSGALAELGHGDGVLVCDAGMPIPDGPRVVDLAFRAGVPSFAEVLDGLLAELVVEGGTAAEEVRDANPATAELLDARLPELHLVSHDKLKELSAGARLIVRTGEARPYANVLLRCGVFF from the coding sequence GTGAAGAAGGCCGGAATACTGAACCGCCATCTCTCCGGCGCGCTCGCCGAGCTGGGCCACGGGGACGGGGTGCTGGTGTGCGACGCCGGGATGCCGATCCCGGACGGGCCGCGCGTGGTCGACCTGGCCTTCCGGGCCGGGGTGCCGTCCTTCGCGGAGGTCCTCGACGGGCTGCTCGCCGAGCTGGTCGTGGAGGGGGGCACGGCGGCGGAGGAGGTCCGCGACGCCAACCCCGCGACCGCGGAGCTGCTGGACGCCCGGCTGCCCGAACTGCACCTCGTCTCCCACGACAAGCTCAAGGAGCTGTCGGCGGGCGCCCGGCTGATCGTGCGCACGGGCGAGGCACGGCCGTACGCGAATGTGCTGCTCAGGTGCGGGGTGTTCTTCTGA
- a CDS encoding sugar phosphate isomerase/epimerase family protein — MTVKQLSLPELVDACRDLGIGNVGLWREPVQSYGVEETAKLVRDAGLTVTTLCRGGFFTAIDPDERAAALDDNRRAVDEAAALGTDTLVLVSGGLPAGSKDLHGARERIADALAVLSPYAEEHGVRLAIEPLHPMFASDRCVVSTLAQALDLAERFPAQQVGVTVDTYHIWWDDNAPAQIARAGAGGRIHTFQLADWTTPLPEGVLTGRGQIGDGSIDMREWQGHVEAAGYTGAIEVELFNDALWARDGREVLAETAERFVAHTG, encoded by the coding sequence ATGACGGTCAAGCAGCTGTCCCTGCCGGAACTGGTCGACGCCTGCCGCGATCTGGGCATCGGCAACGTCGGTCTGTGGCGCGAGCCCGTCCAGTCGTACGGCGTCGAGGAGACGGCCAAGCTGGTCCGCGACGCGGGCCTGACGGTCACCACCCTGTGCCGTGGCGGGTTCTTCACGGCGATCGACCCGGACGAGCGGGCCGCCGCCCTGGACGACAACCGGCGCGCGGTCGACGAGGCCGCCGCCCTCGGCACCGACACCCTGGTGCTGGTCTCCGGCGGCCTCCCGGCGGGCTCCAAGGACCTGCACGGCGCCCGCGAACGCATCGCGGACGCCCTGGCGGTCCTGAGCCCGTACGCAGAGGAGCACGGGGTGAGGCTCGCCATCGAGCCGCTGCACCCCATGTTCGCCTCCGACCGCTGCGTGGTCTCCACGCTCGCCCAGGCCCTCGACCTCGCGGAGCGCTTCCCCGCTCAGCAGGTCGGCGTCACGGTGGACACGTACCACATCTGGTGGGACGACAACGCGCCCGCGCAGATCGCCCGCGCGGGCGCCGGCGGCCGTATCCACACCTTCCAGCTCGCGGACTGGACGACCCCGCTGCCGGAGGGCGTCCTCACCGGTCGCGGCCAGATCGGCGACGGCTCGATCGACATGCGGGAGTGGCAGGGCCACGTCGAGGCGGCCGGTTACACGGGCGCCATCGAGGTCGAGCTGTTCAACGACGCGCTGTGGGCCCGCGACGGCCGCGAGGTCCTCGCGGAGACGGCGGAACGGTTCGTGGCACACACCGGGTGA
- a CDS encoding Gfo/Idh/MocA family oxidoreductase, whose protein sequence is MTRKTVRIAMNGVTGRMGYRQHLVRSILAIREQSGLDLGDGNVLWPEPILVGRREHALKALAEQHGLDPANVSTDVDAVLADPTVEIYFDAQVTSAREEAIKKAIAAGKHIYTEKPTATGLDGALELARLAEAKGIKHGVVQDKLFLPGLLKLKRLIDGGFFGRILSIRGEFGYWVFEGDWQQAQRPSWNYRAEDGGGIVVDMFPHWEYVLHELFGRVKTVQALTATHIPQRWDENDKPYDATADDAAYGIFELDGGAIAQINSSWAVRVNRDELVEFQVDGTEGSAVAGLRNCRVQHRSATPKPVWNPDIPATEVFRDQWQEVPDNAEFDNGFKAQWELFLKHVYADAPYQWDLLAGARGVQLAELGLKSSAEGRRLDVPEIQL, encoded by the coding sequence GTGACACGCAAGACGGTGCGTATCGCCATGAACGGTGTGACGGGGCGCATGGGCTACCGCCAGCACCTCGTCCGCTCCATCCTCGCCATCCGCGAGCAGAGCGGCCTCGACCTCGGTGACGGCAACGTGCTGTGGCCCGAGCCGATCCTCGTGGGCCGCCGTGAGCACGCGCTGAAGGCCCTCGCCGAGCAGCACGGCCTGGACCCGGCGAACGTCTCCACCGACGTGGACGCGGTCCTCGCCGACCCGACCGTCGAGATCTACTTCGACGCCCAGGTGACCTCCGCGCGCGAGGAGGCCATCAAGAAGGCGATCGCCGCCGGCAAGCACATCTACACCGAGAAGCCCACCGCCACCGGTCTCGACGGCGCCCTGGAGCTGGCCCGCCTCGCCGAGGCGAAGGGCATCAAGCACGGCGTCGTCCAGGACAAGCTCTTCCTGCCGGGTCTGCTCAAGCTGAAGCGCCTCATCGACGGCGGCTTCTTCGGCCGGATCCTCTCGATCCGCGGCGAGTTCGGCTACTGGGTCTTCGAGGGCGACTGGCAGCAGGCCCAGCGTCCGAGCTGGAACTACCGGGCCGAGGACGGCGGTGGCATCGTTGTCGACATGTTCCCGCACTGGGAGTACGTGCTCCACGAGCTGTTCGGCCGTGTGAAGACCGTCCAGGCCCTCACCGCCACCCACATCCCGCAGCGCTGGGACGAGAACGACAAGCCCTACGACGCCACCGCCGACGACGCCGCCTACGGCATCTTCGAGCTCGACGGCGGCGCGATCGCCCAGATCAACTCCTCCTGGGCCGTCCGCGTCAACCGCGACGAGCTCGTCGAGTTCCAGGTCGACGGCACCGAGGGCTCCGCCGTCGCCGGTCTGCGCAACTGCCGCGTCCAGCACCGCTCCGCCACCCCGAAGCCGGTCTGGAACCCGGACATCCCCGCCACCGAGGTCTTCCGCGACCAGTGGCAGGAGGTCCCGGACAACGCCGAGTTCGACAACGGCTTCAAGGCCCAGTGGGAGCTCTTCCTCAAGCACGTCTACGCCGACGCCCCCTACCAGTGGGACCTCCTCGCCGGCGCCCGCGGTGTCCAGCTCGCCGAACTGGGCCTGAAGTCCTCGGCGGAGGGCCGCCGTCTCGACGTACCGGAGATCCAGCTGTGA